From Patescibacteria group bacterium, a single genomic window includes:
- a CDS encoding NUDIX domain-containing protein translates to MELLATLNLDNATSQQIAGLKPRQAARAVIFNNHKQVAIVKVNKENYYKIPGGGLEPNETIEQALLRECQEEAGYSVKIDQPLGRIIEYRTQHGINQESYGFIAQTNGPLKEQHLTEEEASRDFRLIWLNLSEAISLLENNRPTNYSGTYMQTRDLLFLKQAFKIKNSLI, encoded by the coding sequence ATGGAATTACTGGCTACTCTAAATTTAGATAATGCGACTAGCCAACAAATTGCTGGGCTTAAACCCAGGCAAGCCGCTCGGGCTGTAATTTTTAACAACCACAAACAAGTAGCTATTGTTAAAGTTAACAAAGAAAATTATTACAAAATACCCGGCGGCGGACTAGAACCAAACGAAACAATAGAACAAGCCTTGCTAAGGGAATGCCAAGAAGAAGCCGGCTACTCTGTTAAAATAGACCAACCGCTAGGACGAATAATTGAATACCGAACCCAGCACGGAATAAACCAAGAATCTTACGGCTTTATTGCCCAAACAAACGGTCCGCTAAAGGAGCAGCATCTGACAGAAGAAGAAGCCAGTCGTGACTTTAGGCTTATCTGGTTAAATTTGTCTGAAGCTATAAGCCTGCTAGAAAACAATCGTCCGACTAACTACTCAGGTACTTATATGCAGACTCGAGATTTATTATTCTTAAAACAAGCTTTTAAAATTAAAAACTCCCTAATATGA
- a CDS encoding trypsin-like peptidase domain-containing protein, translating to MFKKIFNTLFILTLLLTPFYPHQTLAANLIVPEEEAVINAYQKILPSVVSIIISEPATNLLGDISLQDTGGGTGFIVSNDGYIITNKHVVLRNNVDYTVITSTGKEYVASVLARDSLYDIAIVKIEGKGFTPAYLGDSDKIRIGQTALAVGNVLTEFQNTLTRGIISGIGRTITASGNGLTETIEGAIQTDASINPGNSGGPLINLKGEVVGVNTAVNRSGEALGFAIPINRGREALANFRKNGRIVRVFLGVRYLMLNRSIARAYKIPYDQGAYIMIKNNVGEPGIVPGLAADQAGLKSGDIILTINGQKLSLQKTLASIIAQYQPGNIITAKILRAGRELNIKIKLQERLPE from the coding sequence ATGTTCAAAAAAATCTTCAATACTTTATTTATTTTAACTTTATTATTAACCCCTTTTTACCCACACCAAACCTTAGCCGCTAACCTTATCGTACCAGAAGAAGAAGCGGTTATTAACGCCTATCAAAAAATCCTACCGTCAGTCGTTAGTATTATTATTTCTGAACCAGCTACCAACTTACTAGGTGATATTTCCCTGCAAGATACCGGCGGCGGCACTGGCTTTATAGTAAGCAACGACGGCTATATTATAACCAATAAACACGTGGTCCTACGTAATAATGTTGATTACACGGTAATTACCAGCACCGGTAAAGAATACGTGGCCTCGGTTTTGGCCCGTGATTCTTTATACGACATTGCCATTGTAAAAATAGAAGGCAAAGGTTTTACGCCAGCCTACTTAGGCGATTCTGATAAAATAAGGATTGGTCAAACCGCTTTAGCCGTTGGTAATGTCTTAACAGAATTCCAAAACACCTTAACCCGGGGCATAATTTCTGGCATTGGCCGGACCATTACCGCCTCCGGCAATGGCTTAACCGAAACTATTGAAGGAGCCATTCAAACTGATGCCTCCATTAACCCAGGTAATTCTGGTGGCCCTTTAATTAACTTAAAAGGCGAAGTGGTTGGCGTTAACACCGCAGTTAACCGCTCGGGTGAAGCTTTGGGTTTTGCTATACCAATTAACCGCGGTCGGGAGGCTTTGGCCAATTTTAGAAAAAATGGTCGAATTGTTCGAGTTTTTTTGGGTGTACGCTACTTAATGCTTAATCGCAGTATCGCTCGCGCCTATAAAATACCTTATGACCAAGGCGCTTATATTATGATAAAAAATAATGTCGGCGAACCGGGTATTGTTCCTGGTTTGGCGGCTGATCAAGCTGGACTTAAATCTGGCGACATTATATTAACTATCAACGGCCAAAAATTATCCCTACAAAAAACTTTAGCCTCAATAATCGCTCAATACCAACCTGGGAATATCATAACCGCTAAAATACTACGGGCCGGGCGGGAATTAAACATAAAAATCAAACTGCAAGAACGCCTGCCGGAATAA
- a CDS encoding fibronectin type III domain-containing protein: MKIFIRLLLTVLVLNLFYPLGLVSAQAAQPVYLSQVSVEIKANNQEDNMAVISWYTNLPARGRVDYGLTDSYGYYIGSSLSPRLYHEIVLPNMKSETTYHFRVSASTPEGSYIESFNQTFKTGKLKDTKIPEVDKVRALHWGATWAVIIWETNEPADSIVEYSLTDDLAKPKKSSGKSNVTEHEVVIKNLKKNTKYFYKVLSKDKDKNQGLSAIRQFTTAQDDTNDKASLVIDRVSPLAAPDPLITQNTVTVKWHTNRPSKGSVQLSAKKQKTRKAVEDDYYQTDHQLTVYELAPGTTYTMRIQVKDVFGKSVTAKDLTIRTLPEGGLPNPSFDKERCAKDNIYGGYCRDLGAEQNQAQDLKGHLDDVFNGRIPASALRNWFILVKAYVYGGYPLQALTQAVKWGGKTVHPVIPWSAWKETADYKDYINR, from the coding sequence ATGAAAATTTTTATCAGATTACTTTTAACGGTTTTAGTCTTGAATTTATTTTATCCCCTTGGCTTGGTATCAGCTCAGGCTGCTCAGCCGGTTTATTTAAGCCAGGTCAGTGTAGAAATAAAAGCCAACAATCAGGAAGACAATATGGCTGTTATTAGCTGGTATACTAATTTGCCGGCTCGCGGGCGGGTGGATTATGGTTTAACGGATTCTTATGGCTATTATATAGGTTCTTCTTTATCACCCAGGCTTTATCATGAAATCGTATTACCTAACATGAAAAGTGAGACAACTTATCATTTTAGAGTTAGCGCTTCTACACCAGAGGGTTCTTATATAGAGTCTTTTAACCAGACTTTTAAAACCGGAAAATTAAAAGACACCAAAATTCCCGAAGTGGATAAGGTGCGGGCTTTGCATTGGGGAGCAACTTGGGCGGTTATAATTTGGGAAACTAATGAACCAGCTGATTCTATAGTGGAATATTCTTTAACTGACGATTTGGCGAAACCCAAAAAATCCAGCGGTAAAAGCAATGTGACTGAGCACGAAGTTGTTATAAAAAATCTAAAAAAGAATACTAAATATTTTTATAAAGTTTTGTCCAAAGATAAGGATAAAAATCAAGGCTTAAGCGCTATTAGGCAATTCACCACTGCTCAGGATGATACTAATGATAAGGCTAGTTTGGTTATAGATAGGGTTTCGCCTTTGGCCGCGCCCGATCCTTTGATAACCCAGAATACGGTAACAGTGAAGTGGCACACTAACCGTCCTAGTAAAGGTAGTGTTCAGTTGAGCGCCAAAAAACAAAAAACCCGTAAAGCTGTGGAGGATGATTATTATCAAACAGATCATCAATTGACTGTTTATGAACTTGCGCCCGGCACTACTTATACCATGCGTATCCAAGTTAAAGATGTTTTTGGTAAATCAGTAACAGCTAAGGATCTAACTATTCGTACTTTGCCCGAAGGTGGTTTACCTAACCCTTCTTTTGATAAGGAACGTTGTGCCAAAGATAATATTTATGGCGGTTATTGTCGGGATTTAGGTGCAGAACAAAATCAAGCCCAGGATTTAAAAGGTCATTTGGATGACGTGTTTAACGGTCGTATTCCAGCTTCGGCCTTAAGGAATTGGTTTATTTTGGTTAAGGCTTATGTTTATGGCGGCTATCCCTTACAGGCCTTAACTCAGGCGGTTAAATGGGGTGGTAAAACCGTACACCCAGTTATTCCTTGGAGTGCCTGGAAAGAAACAGCTGATTATAAAGATTATATTAATCGGTAA